A stretch of Paenibacillus mucilaginosus 3016 DNA encodes these proteins:
- the thrC gene encoding threonine synthase, translating to MKLRCTACGREWSIDRQLLHCPCGGLLEVEQDERDWDGERLRRLFDERLAERRSLYASGVWRYKELIHPLLPEDCAVTKYEGNTGLYASEPVRAFAGVAGLLLKAQSENPSGSFKDNGMVAAVSHGLSLGYRRFACTSTGNTSASLAMYAALAGCQSYVFVPESGVAESKVLQTAAYGARLIRFEGTYDDGIRFLEAHAEELELYVCNSVNPLRIEGQKSMVYELAHSLQWSLPDWIVLPGGALSNASALGKGLRDLLRLGLISRLPRVLVVQAEGASPFHRLMAGGGDRLEPEPRPWTLASALNIGNPPSWEKARGVLRDTDGLTVAVSDGEILEAKACIDRAGIGCEPASAAAVAGLRKLVREGRIDKEASAVCLLTGHLLKDLDALKRIPAGPSCAAGSLEPGSVRRLIEG from the coding sequence ATGAAACTGCGGTGTACGGCCTGCGGGCGGGAATGGAGTATCGACAGGCAGCTGCTGCACTGTCCCTGCGGGGGACTGCTGGAAGTGGAGCAGGATGAGCGGGACTGGGACGGGGAGCGACTGAGGCGGCTCTTTGACGAGCGGCTGGCGGAACGCCGGAGCCTTTATGCCAGCGGTGTATGGCGGTACAAGGAGCTGATCCACCCCCTTCTGCCGGAAGACTGCGCGGTGACCAAGTATGAAGGCAATACAGGGCTGTATGCCTCCGAACCGGTACGCGCCTTTGCCGGCGTGGCCGGTCTGCTGCTCAAGGCGCAGAGCGAGAACCCGAGCGGTTCCTTCAAGGACAACGGCATGGTGGCGGCCGTATCCCACGGCCTGTCGCTCGGGTATCGCCGCTTCGCCTGCACCTCGACAGGCAACACCTCGGCGTCGCTGGCGATGTACGCCGCACTGGCGGGCTGCCAGTCTTACGTCTTCGTGCCGGAGTCGGGGGTGGCCGAGAGCAAGGTGCTCCAGACGGCGGCGTACGGTGCCCGGCTGATCCGCTTCGAAGGGACCTATGACGATGGCATCCGCTTCCTCGAGGCCCATGCGGAGGAGCTTGAGCTGTATGTCTGCAATTCGGTCAACCCGCTGCGGATCGAGGGCCAGAAGAGCATGGTCTACGAGCTGGCGCACAGCCTGCAGTGGAGCCTGCCGGATTGGATCGTGCTGCCGGGCGGCGCGCTGAGCAATGCCTCGGCGCTCGGCAAAGGGCTGCGCGATCTGCTGCGGCTCGGGCTGATCTCCCGCCTGCCGCGGGTGCTCGTGGTCCAGGCGGAGGGGGCCAGCCCCTTCCACCGGCTGATGGCCGGCGGTGGGGACCGCCTGGAGCCGGAGCCCCGCCCATGGACGCTGGCGAGCGCGCTCAACATCGGGAATCCGCCGAGCTGGGAGAAAGCCAGGGGCGTCCTGCGGGATACCGACGGTCTTACCGTGGCGGTCTCCGATGGGGAGATCCTGGAGGCGAAGGCCTGCATAGACCGCGCCGGCATCGGCTGCGAACCGGCTTCAGCCGCCGCCGTGGCAGGACTCCGCAAGCTGGTCCGCGAGGGAAGGATCGACAAGGAGGCGTCGGCCGTCTGTCTGCTGACCGGGCATCTGCTCAAAGACCTCGATGCGCTGAAGAGGATCCCGGCAGGGCCGAGCTGCGCAGCGGGCAGCCTGGAGCCGGGGTCTGTCCGGAGGCTGATCGAAGGATAA